The genome window CTGCGGGGCCCGGGCAACGTGCCGGGAGCCGGTGTCGGCCACGGCTTCCTGACCCCCCGTGACCGCCAGGCCTCGCCCCGCGGGGTCGGCGCTGCCGCGGTGGGCGCGCGGAGGCAGCGCGGCCCCGGGGCTGAGGGCGCCGCCGCGGGCGCCGGGTACTCACCGCGGCGGGTCCCGCGCGCGTCCATCGGTCCCGGAGACGCGCCGGTCAGGGCGGGTGAGGGAGAGCTCTGCGCGCGAGCCTGGGCCCCTCGGCACCTCCGGCCTGGCCGGCTTCGGAGCGAGGTGGCCGCGCGCCGCCTCCCCGCGGGTCTGGCAGGGAGGCTCCGGCGCGGGAGCGGCTGGAGAGAGAACTATTAATATTTCAGCTTATCTGCAGAAGATGACTCATGCAGTTTCCCTTCTGGAGCGTTTGCTCGCCATTGgccagaaaggaaaaacaaaatcagctGCTCGCTGCAAAAGGGGGGGCTCGCGCGGCCCCTGGGCTTCGATCTGGGTTTGCAGAAACGACGGATCGGCTGGAGTCCGCGTGTGAACGACCGTCCTCGGCTTTACCGACGGCTGCAGCTGTCGGTTAAAGCTCACCTAGAGTCAGTCGGAAGCGAGGACGTCTGTTCCTTGTGGGTCAGCGTTGTTACTCCTTCCTTGAAAAATAAAGCGCAGCATTAGAGTTTAAGCAGCACTAATAGGATTGTTGTCCAAAAAGTAAATTTAACGTATTTGGGGATCTAAATAACCAAAATATGTAGAATAAAGTCTGAAGTTATTTCTGCATTAAGTATGATAATACAAGCTTATCACTAGAAATAATTCTGTAATATGAGCTAAGAATTTCAAACTTTTGGAGGCCAACATTTGAGTAAcaattgagcacctgctgtgcagGAGGCACTCTGCTGGCGTGTAGCAGATAGGAAGCTTCGTGAACCACAGTACCGGCTGCAACTAACTCACGTGCTAAATCAGAGCTAGGATGCAGTGGAGCAAAGATTGGATTAAAATCCAGGTGCACATCAAAGCCCACATTCTTTACACGTGCATTCCTTTGGTAGGGCTGCTGTAATAAAATACACaaactgcgtggcttaaacagtagaaatttattgtctcacaggtctggaggctagaagtccaagatcaaggtgtcatcagggtTAGTTCCTTCTGAGACGTGTGAGGGAGAATCTATTCCATGCCTCTCAGCTTCTGGTAGTTTGCCAGCAatctggcattccttggcttgtggcagccaTAATTCcagtcttcacatggcattctccctgtgtgtgggTCTGTCTCTTTACCTGGCATTCTTTTTAGAAGGTCATGCTGGATTAGGGGCCCATCCTACTCCactatgacttcatcttaactacaTCTgtaacaaccctatttccaaataaggtcacaacCTGAGGTTCTGGCAGTTAGAATTTCAACAACACATAAACTttagggaacacaattcaacccataacacacTGGATCCTGAAATAGCTCTccatgaaatgaaaacacacacatcTAGCCTAAATTGTAAAAGGACTGATTGCACTCCTGGTATCCAAACACACATTTCTGTAGGGAGTACCCTTCCTGTAAAACAAGGTCCTATCTTGTGACATGTCTATCCATGCGAAATGCACGTGATTTACCCgcaacaggagagagagaaagctgaatTGAGTAAGATTCAATTGTGAGCGTGGATCAACAGGTATATGAGGTTTGCTGGGTATTCAATCATATACTTCATCACTGATTACTTTGTGCCTCAAAGTATTCGTAGGTATTTATTCTATAGGATTATGAGCTGGCTAACATGTTGCTTCATAATCATTATCGAgttgttttatatatgtgtgtgttctatgtggtttatatatatataatcattttttCTTGAGAAACTCCATATTTAGCACTTCATTCAGATCTCTGCTCCGATATCACCACCGTAGAGATGTTTTCCTtgtcacttatttttaaatagcatgaTCCATCACTATCCCTTAACTgtacattatttttcttcatgtacttATCACTTCTCAATGtcatttgtgtgtttattggTTTAGTTTCCCCTACTAGAACGTCAACTCTATAAAAAGCAGCAACTTTTTCGATTTTCTCTGCTGTATTCCCATGACcgagaaaagtgcctggcacatagtatgcaCTCAAATAATGTTTGTTAAAGGGTAATGAATATTTACCTCTCCTCATAAGTATATAAACTTCTGAATGGCAGAGGTCACATTTGCTAATTCCTTTTACCTACCAAATTTATCTAGCTCTCTACAAGAAGAGAACTAGGAAAAACACAATTGGCTGGAATGTGAATATAATCACCTGAACAACTACTcagtctcttcctcctccagatACCTGCCCTCACTAGGAGAGGAGGCAATGAATTCATAGTTTCATGGACCAAAGGGTTCAGTCTACACAGGGAAGCTTCACCAGCACTGACGTGCTAACCCGTCACCTGTTCCTCATCCATGACACTGGAACAGGGACTGATTTTCTCACCTCAGAAAACATTATCACAGTCTGTATTGGGTCCCACGCAGTCCctactgatgcggggtcggtgagccgaggagtcgaaagaaagatttcttggcctctcaaggtctggcagtggtgctgttttatttagagaatagtacagaatagcatggggacaggacccatgggcggtgagagctcctgctgctgccctgagttgacggttagggctaaatttataaggcatgggtacatgacttatttttactggaaaaagaaaagatgatgtaaaaagtcattaaatgatttcagtgcagatggggtctggttattgtgcggtcatataactttagatacgaatctggccatatagatcggcatgtaggtgaggatgccctgggcttctctccctggggcaggcctaattcataccataaaaaaatacaccgggtcatatagtttggcatgtaggccaggtcaccttgagcttctctagctggggcagccttaatccacatcacctACTTGCCATCTTTTCTCTAATTTTGAGTAGAGTTTGTTACTTTGTGTACTATCCATgtgctaaaagaaaaaggataattATTTCCATCTCACAGTGAGTGTATGTTTGGTCTTCaaactatttttagaaatatatttggttGAGATCTAGAAAAGGAgttttcatgattttaaataaagaaacaaatctgCATTTTTCTCATTATCGTGACACCTAGACTCTGAAAGACTGAGGtaattatttgggaaaaaaaatgttgggAAACTCTGCTTAATGAACAACCAAACATATACTGCAAACCTGTTCCAGACGATGTTAGAAAACTGTCTCTGTTGATGGAAAGtacatacaaatgaaaaataaaatactgtgcGTAGCTTTGTACTGGTCTCTGTGCCACATAGCTgatatccttttatttctttatcaatACCACATAACTTGTAACCCAACAGGcatttacattattaaaaataatagtgaCTAGCTGTTGAGTGAAGtattattatgcatattttaggGAAGAGGAGCTCCAATATATTTAgtaactagcccaaggtcacagagtaagAGGCTAAGCTGGATCTAGCTCCCATCTCTTCTCTTTTCGTTAATATTAaccatttggaaaacaaatacTCAAATAGCTCTGGAGTGAATTTTTCTAAAAAGCAGAAcaacttaaaactcaacaactaTATGAATCTGAATCACATAAATAGGCCTAAGTATACATGATGAACTCCCTCTGTTGTGCACTCTGAATTCTGTATTTCTCCATATCTATCAAGATTATATACAAAGATTTCCTGATAGGGACGTCATTGTCCCCAGTCTGATAACATCTTGCATTTGCATAACTTGGAATCTTCAAAGTAGAGTATTAGAAGGCAAAAACTGTGGTATGTTAATAAGTCCAGAATGATTGGTCACAGTTAATGACATTATAAatcagaacattaaaaaaatgtagtaAGTCAcctctaaacttcagtttcttcacataAATGTGGATAACATTTACTACGTAGAATTAttgtaaggataaaatgaaataatatgtgtaAAACGCTCCTAGCAGAGTATCTAATGCAGGCAAATTTAAACCGGAAGGGAACTTAAAGACCATCTAACCTTTCTCCTATTATAGACGACAGTAATGAGGCCAGGAATTCTAGTCCAACACTACTCAGCAACAAGTAGCAAAGTTCAGGTAGAAACTAAGGTCTTCTGAGTTCAGTGGGCTTTCCACTACACTAGCACTTCTCAAAGAGTTGTCCAGtggggaccggccctgtggccaagtggttaagtttgcgccctctgcttctgtggcccaggtcttcatcagttcggatcctgggcgcagacccagcaccgctcatcacgccatgctgaggtgctGTCCCAcctagcagagccagaaggacctacaactagaatatacaactatgtactggggggttttggggagaagaagaaaaaaaagattggcaacagatgttagctcaggcgccaacctttaaaaaaaaaaaaaaagtggtccaGAGACACCTGGGTTCCTGAAAGCCTTCCAGGGGCTCCAAGAGGTCAAAATTAATACTAGAACgctatttgcctttttcactgcaTTGATATTTGCGCTGATGGTACAAAAGGAAGCTCCGGGACCAGTAAGGATGGGAGGAAAAAACTACTGGTGCCCTGTTACTAATCAAGGCAGTGCCACCAAACTTTACTagtagtcattgtattcttcaccaCCATACACTTGCAGTAAAAACTAAAAGATCAGTTTCACTTAAcaatgtccttgatgaagcagtaaaattattaattttaataattttaaccCTTCAGTATTTATGTAATACTCTGTGTAACAGAATGGGATGTACACATAAAGCACTTCTGCTACACACTGAATTACAATGGTTGTGCTGAGGAAAAGCACCTGTGAAAATATCTGAGTTGCATGCTGAACTAACTTTTTTTATACAATGGTATTTTTCCTGGAAAGAATGACTCACAAAATTAACTAATGTTATTTGTTGCCAATAACAGACTTTGAATAATCATgcaaaaatctgaattttaaaaaagttgtaTCTGCCACCCAGAGCTTAACAGCTTCTCAATATTTAACGACTTTTTTGATGAGATCAGTGGTGACATCAACAAATGTGATTGATACTGAATAATGAAATGCTTCAACATTTGGAAAATCTGCTTAATTCAGTGTAATGTATTTATCATTatctttaaatgaattaaatattttatcactttaaTATTTCTAATATAGTAAATAGGTGTCAATGAacataatccataaccaatctataaatgaaaacttgggtgagtttattctgagcttaaattttaggattataacccgggagagtctttccacaaaggaacagagcactccaaagaagtgggggtacacaggttggttatataccctcaaagagggtgtttcacatatgattgaaatgtccctcccacaatagtcacaagattgccctgtcagcacagagCTTCctggagggcgtagcaggaggcaagtccaTTGTccccagctgggtggtcacaggtgagcacagcaatcagtttctagcctaaggaaagatgcttaatccttaaggagatgccaacgttgggagggggagggaagttgcacctttatctcaagggcctttgctcttgccatagggaatgtctaaagcagacatacaatgcatgctcaacagccacggtcaggcccttttggaaagacaaggtcaggccgaactaggtttacaccaaatggcttcctcatattctccaacaTATCCTactacttgccatttttatttgtcattgggATAGATACAAACAACAATAAGCAAAAGCTCTTTAAGGTCCTCTATAAATTTTAAGAGTGTAAAAGTGTCCTaaaaccaaaaagtttgagaaatgctgcacTATGCTCTCCTTAGCTAATTCAGCTTCAAATTTGGCACGCAACAGAGGAGGAAATAGCTACTTTATTTGATCTGCATATACATTTCATAATTACttaaatattggaaaataatttCACATGGAATCTGAATTAAGATAGTCGTAATGAACTTGCTTTATTAAATTTAAGTAAAAGCCACCTGGACAAGTTTAATTATTTCAATAACTCAAAaagtttaacaaaattttaaaaattaaaaaattgacaaatcttaATCCTATCCAAGTGCAGAAGGTTCCTTAAACCGCCACTGCTTCAACCTGCTTTGCAAAGCATCGTTCTCGGGACGTCACTGCTTTAGAGTGCGTGGAACTTTCTCACTGGAAACACTTCAAAGATCCCAACTAACATAACGTGAGCGCGAACGCCTGTGTGtcggtgtgtgtgtctgtgtgcgtgcaCGTCCGGCTCTACCCTCTCCCCGGTCCTCAGACAGCAGGAATTCCTAACGGGAGCGACCTCCTAACGCTCAGCGTCCTAACGTGAGCACGACGCTCGGCGTCCAGTCTCAGATTAGCACGCAGAAGGCCATGAGCCCAGACGCGTCCCGCTGCCTCAGAGAGGGGGCGTCCAGGGACGTCTGACGCGCGCACGTCACCTGCGCAGCGCTTCGGGCGAGCCGATTGGCTGACGCGGCCAAGGCCGAGGGCGCGATTGGTGGGCGGCCGCTCGTCCCGCCCCCCGCCTCTCTACCTCCCTCCGCCAGGCCGCTCCGCAGTCCAGCTCAGCCGCACAAGGGGCTCCGGAGTTTTGACCGGGAGGTGGTCCGGCGGCCCGCGGTCCCGGTGGCAGACCTCGCGTGCACAGGGCGTGGCGCCACCGCGCCACCGTGATGTCAGGCGCGGGCCGGCGCGCGATTGGCCAGCCGGCATGTGGCGCGCTCTGGCGCGGGCGCGGGCGGTTGGGCTGTGGGcccctgggggcggggcgggggcgtgggggcggggcctgcgggaggggcggcggcggccggcggCCGGCGCTAAAGCGGGAGTGTCCGCGGCGGCGCGGGAGCGCAGCGACGGCCGACGCCTGAGGTACGGagcgcggggcggcggcggcggcggcggcggcggcgggggcggcggcggcggcgggggcggcggcgggggcggcggcggcggcggccgcggcggggcgACGCGGGACGGCGGCTGGGAAGCGGCGTGAGGCGTCGGGCCGGGGAGGCGCAGCGGGACGGGCTCTGAGGGGAGGCGCGGCCGCCCCCCGTCCGTCGCCGGGCCCTCACGGCCTCCCCCGCAGCTTCCCGGGACGGACCGGCCCCGCCGCAGCGATGCCCGAGGTGGACACCGGCCGCCTCGACCAGCGGCAGGTGCAGCTCCTGGCggagatgtgcatcctcatcgacGAGAACGACACCCGCATCGGGGCGGACACCAAGAAGAACTGTCACCTGAACGAGAACATCGAGAAAGGTGCCGCCGCGGCGTCTCGGGCCCGCGGGAGGCGGGCGGGCGGGACGGCAGGACGCAGAGGCGGCAGCGAGCCCCTCGGGTGCTGGGCCCCGCGCGGGGAGGCGGGCGAGGAGCGGCCCCTTAGCCGCTGCGTCACCGGCGTCTGCTGTGCCGGCAGGGCTGCTGCACCGGGCGTTCAGCGTCTTCCTGTTCAACGCCGACAACAAGCTCCTGCTGCAGCAGCGGTCCGACGCTAAGATCACCTTTCCGGGTGAGCGCGCTGGGGGCGGCGGGCGTTCGCCGTGCGCCCGGAGCGGAGCCGCAGGGCCGtcgcgggcggggcgggggtccAGTTCCTCGCGGAAGGGGCTGGGGCGAGGGCGCAGCCCGCGGGGACGGCCGCCTGCGAGCTGTGCCCACCTGTGGACGTGGCTTTAACTCTGTCTTACGTTTTGACGGTCTTGGTAAGAAGGCGTTAAAGAATTTATCTACACGTCTTTCCCGAAAGGATTACTGATGGCCATTAGCAATGACTGAGAAACCCTCAAGAATCATTTCTTTTTCgttacttttaaaacttaagGGCCccgccctgtggcttagtgggtAAGCTGTCGCACTCTGCtccgggggcccggggttcgctggttcggatcctgggtgtggacctacacaccgcgtgaagccatgctgaggccgcgtGCCTCATGGGACAACTAGGGTACACAACCATgtagggggctgtggggagaggaaaaaaggaggaagactggcaacagaccttagcccagagccaatcttcctcaccaaaaaggctGGGAATCATTacctgctctttaaaaaaaaatggatctTTAGACttactttgaagaaaaatgattgtatatgtatattaacaCGTTTCAGGTTGTTTTACCAATACGTGTTGTAGTCATCCGTTAAATAATCCAAGAGAGGTTGAAGAAAATGATGCAATTGGAGTAAGACGAGCAGCGCAGAGGCGTTTAAAGGCTGAATTAGGAATTCCCATGGAACAGGTAACCTGCACAATTCTACAAGCTGAAATGTTTAGAAATCTAAACatacatttaaacatttttaataaagttttaaattcaaCTGTAGGTCTCAGTTTTGTAACCTCTTGAATTATTAGCCCCTGAAAGCACCTTGAATAAAgattatttaccttttttctttcttttttgaggaagattagccctgagctaactgctgccagtcctcctctttttgctgaggaagactggccctgagctcacatccgtgcccatcttcctctactttatatgtgggactcctaccacagcatggggtgccaagccgtgccatgtccgcacccgggattcaaaccaccaaaccccgggctgccgaagtggaacatgcgcacttaactgctgcaccactgggctggcccctacatttttCCTGGAATTGTCCCCTTTAACTAAGACCTGAATAAATAAACTACCTACTATctacttaaaatgaaaaatttttttttctcccaaaaagTAGCATTTACATATGAAGGAGAGTCTCACACTTCTAGTTTGAgtgactgcatttttttttttttaatatcattatttCGATGAAGTCAAACTAGTTTTGGTCCTATGGAAAGAAATTTAGACGCTTGAAACTAACTATGTAATAATTATTTCCATATGTCATCAGTAggagattaatattttaaaaggtctaATTCTAAACCTATAGTTCTGTTCAAGATATTACTGAAATGTAGTGGGTTACTTTAGATGACTTCTTTTGTTGTTGatggttttgttattgttttatttttgtcctaGGTTCCTCCAGAAGAAATTAATTACCTAACACGAATTCACTACAAAGCTCAATCTGATGGTATCTGGGGAGAACATGAAATTGATTAcattttgtttgtgaggaagaacGTGACTTTGAATCCAGATCCCAATGAGATTAAAAGTTATTGTTATGTGTCCaaggaagaactagaagaacttctGGAAAAGGCAGCCAGTGGTGAAATTAAGATAACTCCATGGTTTCAAATTATTGCAGAGACTTTTCTCTTTAAATGGTGGGATAACTTAAATCATTTGAATCAGTTTGTTGACCATGAGAAAATACATAGAATGTGAATGTGGAGATGAATGATTAGTAAAGTACTGAAAAACTTCTGTATGTagtaaacttaaaatttttttaaattttgttcccCATTAGAACTCTCATTTGAAACATTGATACAACCAGTATTTATGTGGAAAATACaaccaaatttttaattttgtatcaCACAACCTATATGTGTGCACTGctatttgcaaaagacatttaTGAGAGATTATTGTAAAAGAGAGCAAATAAATTTGTCTAAACACAGATCCTGACAAATTTGAATAAGTGAAGCTCTTCATTTTTGATATGTTGTGATAAACATTTTCAGAACTCTTGTAGAGCACCTTGCTCTTCACTAGGCTCTTTGCTTTCTATATCATTAGCTTTTATCATAGTCTAGAAAAATGTGCAATGGAAGCCATGTGCTTAGCTACGTCAAAGCAGTCCAAATTAACTTTCCATGTTAACATATTAAACTGGTAGAGCAGGTTCAAGGGAAATTAAGGTAGCATGTATCCTGATTTCTGTCACTCTGAGTTGCTTTTGTGGTTTAATCATTCTGGAAGTATCATTTTGACACTTAAAGTCAAACATTGCTTTTAGAAATATTGGCAGATTAAGTCTTTTAAATAGTCTTTGCCAATTAGTAAAGTCTGTGTTTTCAAAATTACGATGGACAGactatttgtaaaatgaaaattggGTTGATTGGGTCATACTTTACAACAGGATTTCTTAACTTTGGCACTGTTGCCatttggactggataattctttgttgttggggttcattctgtgcattgtaggatgtttagcagcgtTCCAAGGTTCTACCCGCTGAATGCCATTAGCACCCCTTCCCCATGACACTTGCAATGACACCAGATGCCACTTGTCTCCTGGAGGGCACAGTTGTCCCTGTGTGAGAACCACTCTTCTACAAAGTCAGGCCATATTGTAGGGGGAAAAAGATTTACAGGCTAATGTTCATGTTAAATAGATTTTGGTTATGGAATATGTgtctattaatatttaaattgtatCTTAACTAATGGACTTTTTAAAACTCTTGCCGTAGATAGATTTCTCAAATTTGATGTCTTAAGACAGCTATGTTATCCTTGAATgcagtataataaaaaataatgaagaaaaagataaattgtttcttacaaagctaaatattttataaattcaatagaaaaatccATTTCTTGTTAAccctaaattaatttataatttctgGCAAGACTCTGtagcaaatattaattttattgaaaaattaaaaataaaaaagattactACATTTGAATACTGTTGtctaatttgttaaaattttaatacaataATAGCTTAACCTGCCTATGGTAGTTTAAACAAGGTAAATGCCATCTGCTGCtgagaccagctaggcagccagctgaaggggcaGACGGAATTAGTAGACAGGACACAATCTCTATTAttcaatgggacaggggaccattagcctcaaggactgaggtgaggtccctTTGATCGCCACATATTTATTTGCAGGCAAAGAAATACAAGCATAGCAAGAACTCATGCCAGCGGGAGTATGCAAGTCAAAGCTCAGCAGTTCTAGTTTTCCTCCCTCCAAGGTACCCCAGCCCTATTTGAGGCCATTCCCTTAGGGAGTATCCTAGGAACAATCAGCAAGTTATGCAGACAGCGTTCCGTTCCTGCAAGGGCCTGGTGTTACTAAGCCCCTTGCCCTCATGCTCCATGAGATACTCCCTTCTGGCCTTTGATTCGAAAGCACAAACAATCTAGTATAGTACTTTATGAGAATCAGCAGATCACTTATTTCTCAGCCACCCATTTGTAACATTTTTCCTAAGCTTAAAGCCTAGCAAAAATGTTGTTATGATCTCCTGCAACAGCCATCTAGCTTCAAAAtgcatttataatattatttctaGTTTGTTAGCTTTCTAGAAAGTTTTAGGCTGAAAGCCACATAAACTAGTTACTCAGTAGCTACAGTGGCTAGTGGTTGCCACATGGGACAGTGGAGCCTTAGACCACTGCCTGGCACTTTGTAAGTACTCAGCAAGTGTTGGATATTACTGCTGTTATATTACTAGAATGCCCCTCCAAAACATGTAAGGACAAATGCTATTTGACCTGATGAACTCTTTAGAGTcccttcatatttttaaagccaGTTGAGACTTGAAAAAGTTTTTATCTTAAACTGTTTAAAATTTATAGTCTCCAAAATATGTAACTGTTTGATGCTGGACAAACAATTGACAACTCATTTAAGGCCCAGAGGTGGCCTATAAAATTGTGTAGTCTGTCCCCAAATATATATTACCCCGAGAACaagagcaaaaaaagaagatactgtgtggggctggccccatggcctagtggttaagttaagcacgctccactttggtggcctgggtttggtttctgggTATAGACTTACACCATtcttcagtggccatgctgtggtgatgacccaccccatgta of Equus caballus isolate H_3958 breed thoroughbred chromosome 29, TB-T2T, whole genome shotgun sequence contains these proteins:
- the LOC100630801 gene encoding isopentenyl-diphosphate Delta-isomerase 1 — encoded protein: MWRALARARAVGLWAPGGGAGAWGRGLREGRRRPAAGAKAGVSAAARERSDGRRLSFPGRTGPAAAMPEVDTGRLDQRQVQLLAEMCILIDENDTRIGADTKKNCHLNENIEKGLLHRAFSVFLFNADNKLLLQQRSDAKITFPGCFTNTCCSHPLNNPREVEENDAIGVRRAAQRRLKAELGIPMEQVPPEEINYLTRIHYKAQSDGIWGEHEIDYILFVRKNVTLNPDPNEIKSYCYVSKEELEELLEKAASGEIKITPWFQIIAETFLFKWWDNLNHLNQFVDHEKIHRM